The following coding sequences lie in one Thermomicrobium sp. 4228-Ro genomic window:
- a CDS encoding ComEA family DNA-binding protein — translation MLQRNVPGWALFALGTVLGAFIGAGIAAQLFSGDELVVRVEPAVTPTRVVVYVQGAVRRAGLYEVASDARVGSVVELAGPLETADFARVPMAERVRDGQTITVPYQSPVAGSSEEGGVSPREPGNPADRSGPIDVNRASVEELQRLPGVGPALAQRIVTYREEHGPFRSVDELANVAGISERMVAEWGDLVTIGGTE, via the coding sequence ATGCTGCAGAGAAACGTGCCCGGTTGGGCACTCTTCGCTCTCGGTACTGTGCTCGGCGCGTTCATCGGTGCAGGAATCGCAGCGCAACTCTTCTCGGGTGATGAACTGGTGGTTCGGGTCGAGCCGGCGGTGACCCCGACGCGAGTGGTCGTGTACGTGCAGGGAGCGGTTCGTCGTGCTGGGCTGTACGAGGTGGCGAGCGATGCACGAGTGGGGAGCGTCGTCGAATTGGCAGGTCCTCTGGAAACAGCGGATTTCGCACGGGTACCGATGGCAGAGCGAGTCCGTGACGGGCAGACGATCACTGTTCCGTACCAGTCCCCTGTCGCTGGTAGTTCGGAAGAAGGTGGTGTTAGTCCCCGAGAACCGGGAAATCCAGCTGACCGATCAGGGCCGATCGACGTCAACCGGGCGAGCGTCGAGGAACTCCAGCGCTTGCCCGGCGTGGGACCTGCCTTAGCACAGCGGATCGTAACGTATCGAGAGGAGCATGGTCCGTTTCGCTCGGTCGACGAGCTCGCGAACGTTGCTGGTATCTCGGAACGGATGGTCGCTGAGTGGGGTGATCTGGTCACGATCGGGGGTACCGAGTGA
- the rplK gene encoding 50S ribosomal protein L11, producing the protein MAKKVKAIVKLQLPAGKATPAPPVGPALGQHGVPIMNFVKEYNEKTAHLAGQIIPVVITIYEDRSFTFVLKTPPAADLLRRAAGIEKGASDPKRQKVGRVTRDQIREIAQLKMPDLNARDLEAAMRMIEGTARSMGIEVVG; encoded by the coding sequence GTGGCGAAGAAAGTAAAGGCGATCGTCAAGTTGCAACTACCCGCTGGAAAGGCGACGCCGGCACCACCGGTCGGACCGGCACTCGGTCAACACGGAGTGCCGATCATGAATTTTGTCAAGGAGTACAACGAGAAGACGGCGCACTTGGCTGGGCAGATCATTCCAGTCGTTATCACCATCTACGAAGATCGATCGTTCACCTTCGTTTTGAAGACGCCGCCGGCCGCCGATCTCCTGCGCCGGGCGGCCGGTATCGAGAAGGGGGCCTCCGATCCCAAGCGTCAGAAGGTTGGACGAGTCACGCGTGACCAGATCCGCGAGATCGCGCAGCTGAAGATGCCTGACCTCAATGCGCGCGATCTCGAGGCGGCCATGCGGATGATCGAGGGTACGGCACGGAGTATGGGGATCGAGGTTGTCGGCTAA
- the rpmG gene encoding 50S ribosomal protein L33, with translation MAKKAKADRIIITLECTVCRERNYVTEKNRRNDPGRLELRKYCPRCRRHQVHRETR, from the coding sequence ATGGCAAAGAAAGCGAAGGCCGACCGGATCATCATCACGTTGGAGTGTACGGTCTGCCGCGAGCGGAACTACGTCACCGAGAAGAACCGGCGCAACGATCCGGGGCGGCTGGAGCTTCGGAAGTACTGCCCGCGATGCCGCCGCCATCAGGTGCATCGCGAGACGCGGTAA
- the secE gene encoding preprotein translocase subunit SecE, producing MATKTQTTARASAKVKAQERPARGGTGRLAGLRRAIADIRAEWRKITWPDRETTRKLTLLVIGLATVLGLILGAVDALFVRLWNLLGGL from the coding sequence ATGGCGACGAAGACGCAAACGACGGCCCGGGCGAGTGCAAAGGTGAAGGCGCAGGAGCGACCGGCTCGGGGTGGGACGGGGCGCCTGGCAGGGCTCAGGCGAGCGATCGCGGACATCCGGGCCGAGTGGCGCAAGATCACCTGGCCGGATCGTGAGACGACGAGAAAGTTGACGCTCCTGGTGATCGGCTTGGCCACCGTGCTGGGGTTGATTCTCGGTGCTGTCGACGCCCTCTTCGTCCGACTGTGGAATCTACTCGGAGGGTTGTGA
- the nusG gene encoding transcription termination/antitermination protein NusG, whose product MPRTLRERLAQKRGAAQEGAEQQGEWYVLHTYSGYENKVRQNLLHRVETMDVADKVFEVVIPTQEEIEIRGGQRHTVQRKVFPGYVLVRMILDDESWHVVRNTPGVTGFVGVGNRPVPLDRAEAEAIIRGAKTEQPKVRTTLLPGDVVRIIDGPFTDFRGVVDEVDNEKGKVRVLVSFFGRETPVTLDFLQVERET is encoded by the coding sequence ATGCCGCGGACACTTCGTGAACGACTCGCCCAGAAGCGCGGTGCCGCGCAGGAAGGTGCGGAGCAGCAGGGCGAGTGGTATGTGCTGCATACCTACTCGGGGTACGAGAACAAGGTGCGGCAGAACCTGCTGCATCGTGTCGAGACGATGGACGTCGCCGACAAGGTCTTCGAGGTCGTGATCCCTACTCAGGAGGAGATCGAAATCCGGGGTGGGCAGCGACATACGGTGCAGCGAAAGGTCTTTCCTGGTTATGTGCTCGTGCGGATGATCCTGGACGACGAGTCCTGGCACGTTGTCCGGAACACCCCTGGGGTGACCGGGTTCGTCGGAGTCGGAAACCGGCCCGTGCCACTCGACCGTGCGGAGGCCGAGGCGATCATTCGCGGTGCCAAGACGGAGCAACCGAAAGTGCGGACGACGCTCTTGCCGGGCGATGTGGTACGGATCATCGACGGGCCGTTCACCGATTTCCGTGGTGTTGTCGACGAGGTCGACAACGAAAAGGGTAAGGTGCGCGTACTGGTGTCCTTCTTCGGACGGGAAACGCCGGTTACCCTCGACTTCCTTCAGGTCGAACGTGAGACATAA
- a CDS encoding ComEC/Rec2 family competence protein has translation MIGSWLALGIVTSVLVARSSWLAGVGLCSTVLVVVALTKWRVPQDLARTVVMLGVGFALGIGRIVVLHEPSPATAEAVGIVQWSADGLGSDLVALRDDGRLVALSAPSGATVGAGERVAWRGAYRPGRRRVAGIQVIGTYEVESIRVITGADALLAGVRARVRETVLSTIPEPSGSLALGVLIGDDRGLATETRAVLRRVGLSHLTAVSGWNVAVVAGFLEGLFRRIRWRTWVRLVPVGLGVWCYAVVTGLDPPVLRAATMASLYLLARWRGWPRQPISALGWAVVIVLLARPALIDSLAFQLSGIATAVLCVGGLVYRGRWESVVLPVFVQLAVTPLLLQRFGTYSLVAPLANVLVEPVVPVLMAVSVAVLVDLVVPGVGEVVGLPAWLAGRWIVAVGESLASMPNATGVTISPPGWIMAWLYLLCGTWILGWIDRRGTAP, from the coding sequence GTGATCGGCTCCTGGCTGGCGCTCGGCATCGTGACCAGTGTGCTGGTCGCCCGATCATCCTGGCTCGCTGGGGTCGGTTTGTGCTCGACGGTTCTCGTTGTCGTCGCGCTCACCAAGTGGCGGGTTCCCCAAGACCTCGCTCGCACGGTGGTCATGCTCGGAGTCGGCTTCGCTCTGGGAATCGGTCGTATCGTGGTCCTTCACGAACCATCTCCGGCAACGGCGGAAGCGGTGGGCATCGTGCAGTGGTCAGCAGATGGACTCGGGAGCGATCTCGTCGCCCTACGGGATGACGGGAGGCTCGTGGCGTTGTCAGCACCATCCGGTGCGACGGTAGGAGCAGGAGAGCGCGTTGCCTGGCGCGGAGCGTATCGACCCGGGCGGCGGCGCGTGGCCGGAATCCAGGTCATCGGAACGTACGAGGTGGAGAGCATTCGAGTGATCACTGGCGCCGACGCGCTGCTCGCGGGCGTCCGTGCGCGGGTGCGGGAGACTGTTCTCAGCACCATACCGGAGCCGAGCGGTTCCCTCGCGCTGGGTGTGCTCATCGGTGACGATCGAGGACTAGCGACGGAGACTCGAGCGGTGCTCCGTCGAGTCGGACTGTCCCACCTGACTGCGGTGAGTGGTTGGAACGTCGCAGTCGTCGCTGGCTTCTTGGAAGGTTTGTTCCGCCGAATACGCTGGCGGACATGGGTCCGGCTGGTGCCGGTGGGGTTGGGCGTCTGGTGCTACGCGGTCGTGACCGGTCTGGACCCGCCGGTCCTGCGTGCGGCGACGATGGCGAGTCTGTACTTGCTCGCTCGCTGGCGGGGGTGGCCACGCCAACCGATCTCTGCACTCGGCTGGGCGGTTGTCATCGTGCTGCTCGCCCGACCAGCATTGATCGACTCCCTGGCGTTTCAGTTATCAGGCATCGCGACGGCAGTTCTCTGCGTAGGAGGGTTAGTCTATCGAGGCCGGTGGGAGAGTGTCGTTCTGCCGGTCTTCGTGCAACTCGCAGTAACGCCTCTGCTCCTCCAGCGTTTCGGGACGTACTCGCTCGTGGCACCGCTCGCGAACGTCCTGGTGGAACCCGTCGTGCCCGTCCTGATGGCGGTGTCTGTGGCGGTGCTGGTCGATCTCGTCGTACCGGGAGTTGGTGAAGTCGTCGGGCTCCCGGCCTGGCTGGCCGGTCGCTGGATCGTCGCAGTCGGTGAGAGTTTGGCGAGTATGCCGAATGCGACGGGTGTCACGATAAGTCCTCCCGGTTGGATCATGGCCTGGTTGTACCTCCTCTGTGGAACGTGGATTCTCGGCTGGATTGACAGGCGTGGCACGGCACCGTAG